A single Vigna radiata var. radiata cultivar VC1973A chromosome 8, Vradiata_ver6, whole genome shotgun sequence DNA region contains:
- the LOC106771458 gene encoding uncharacterized protein LOC106771458 isoform X1, whose amino-acid sequence MNTTMHSHIETILWSEDQISRRVSELAAEVSADFASCSVAPIVVGVATGAFLFLADFVRKIDFSVSVDFVRAESYGSGTESNGAPTISLDLKVDINARHVILVEDIVDTGHTLSRVIKHLKSKGASSVSVCTFLDKPSRRKVNVQLVGEGKFYRGFECPDCFVVGYGMDFAEQYRNLPYIGVLKPELYE is encoded by the exons ATGAACACGACCATGCATTCCCACATTGAGACAATTCTGTGGAGCGAGGACCAAATTTCTCGCCGTGTCTCGGAGCTTGCCGCCGAAGTGTCCGCCGACTTTGCAAGTTGTTCTGTAGCGCCCATAGTCGTAGGTGTTGCCACGGGTGCCTTCCTCTTCTTGGCAGATTTTGTTCGCAAAATCGACTTCTCAGTATCCGTTGATTTCGTCCGAGCTGAATCCTACGGTTCAGGAACAGAGTCCAATGGTGCACCCACCATTTCCTTGGATTTGAAGGTCGACATCAACGCTCGTCACGTTATCTTG GTCGAAGACATTGTAGATACTGGTCATACCTTATCTAGAGTCATTAAGCACTTGAAATCAAAAGGAGCATCGTCTGTTTCTGTGTGCACTTTTCTTGATAAACCTTCAAGGAGAAAAGTAAATGTTCAGCTGGTGGGTGAAGGAAAATTCTACCGTGGATTTGAG TGCCCAGACTGTTTTGTTGTTGGTTATGGAATGGATTTTGCCGAACAGTACAGAAATTTGCCTTACATTGGTGTTTTGAAGCCTGAACTTTACGAGTGA
- the LOC106772517 gene encoding extensin-2, which produces MTARGTDPKRGRLWPQMIMAMAIALISTTVVSVNADGYPSYSSPPPPPPTYEYKSPPPPSPSPPPPYEYKSPPPPSPSPPPPYEYKSPPPPSPSPPPPYYYKSPPPPSPSPPPPYYYKSPPPPSPSPPPPYHYKSPPPPSPSPPPPYYYKSPPPPSPSPPPPYYYKSPPPPSPSPPPPYYYKSPPPPSPSPPPPYYYKSPPPPSPSPPPPYYYKSPPPPSPSPPPPYYYNSPPPPSPPPPPPYYYKSPPPPEKSPSPTPYYYKSPPPPSPTPYYYNSPPPPPYYYKSPPPPSPTPYYYNSPPPPPYYYKSPPPPSPIPHPPYYYKSPPPPSPTPYYYNSPPPPYYYNSPPPPVVYPPHHYHHGLIVKVVGKVYSYKCYDWNHPDKSHNKKHLKGAVVEVECKAGWKVIKAYGETKSNGKYSITVKDFDYVKYGPTVCKAKLYAPPKHSPFNTPTKFNEVTKLKVKSKDKYEVVLKAKPFAYASKKYFKECEKPSPTPYYYKSPPLPTPVYKYNSPPPPSPKPTPSYYYKSPPPPSPSPPPPYYYKSPPPPSPSPPPPYYYKSPPPPSPSPPPYYYKSPPPPSPSPPPPYYYXPPPPSPSPPPPYYYKSPPPPSPSPPPPYYYKSPPPPSPSPPPPYYYKSPPPPSPSPPPPYYYKSPPPPSPSPPPPYYYKSPPPPSPSPPPPYYYKSPPPPSPSPPPPYYYKSPPPPSPSPPPPYYYKSPPPPSPSPPPPYYYQSPPPPVKSPPPPAYTYASPPPPIYK; this is translated from the exons ATGACTGCTAGGGGCACCGACCCCAAAAGGGGTCGTCTTTGGCCACAAATGATCATGGCAATGGCCATTGCTTTGATTTCTACTACTGTAGTTTCTGTCAATGCTGATGGTTACCCTTCCTATtcttcaccaccaccacctcctccaACTTATGAATACAAGTCACCACCTCCACCTTCCCCATCACCTCCTCCTCCTTATGAGTATAAGTCACCACCTcctccatcaccatcaccaccacctccTTATGAGTACAAGTCACCTCCCCCTCCTTCCCCATCACCACCACCTCCCTACTATTACAAGTCTCCTCCACCACCCTCTCCATCGCCTCCTCCTCCATACTATTACAAGTCTCCTCCACCACCTTCTCCCTCGCCTCCTCCCCCATACCATTACAAGTCTCCTCCACCACCTTCTCCCTCGCCTCCTCCTCCATACTACTACAAGTCTCCTCCACCACCCTCTCCCTCCCCGCCTCCTCCATACTACTATAAGTCCCCTCCTCCACCCTCTCCCTCACCACCTCCTCCATACTATTACAAGTCCCCTCCACCACCCTCTCCCTCACCACCTCCTCCATACTACTACAA GTCCCCTCCTCCACCCTCTCCCTCACCACCTCCTCCATACTACTACAAGTCCCCTCCTCCACCCTCTCCCTCACCACCTCCTCCTTACTATTACAACTCCCCACCACCACCTTCACCACCTCCTCCACCACCCTACTATTACAAGTCTCCACCTCCGCCTGAAAAGTCTCCATCTCCAACTCCATATTACTACAAATCTcctccaccaccatctccaACTCCTTACTACTACAACTCCCCTCCACCACCACCCTACTACTACAAATCTCCTCCTCCTCCGTCTCCAACTCCTTACTACTACAACTCACCTCCTCCACCACCATACTACTACAAAtctcctcctcctccatctccaatACCCCATCCCCCTTACTACTACAAATCTCCTCCCCCCCCTTCACCCACTCCTTACTACTACAATTCTCCACCACCTCCATACTATTATAACTCTCCTCCTCCACCAGTTGTATATCCCCCACATCATTACCACCACGGATTGATTGTTAAGGTAGTAGGTAAAGTTTACAGCTATAAGTGCTATGACTGGAACCATCCAGACAAGTCCCATAACAAGAAACACCTCAAAG GTGCTGTTGTGGAGGTTGAATGCAAAGCAGGGTGGAAAGTGATCAAGGCCTATGGTGAAACTAAGAGCAATGGAAAGTACAGTATCACAGTTAAGGATTTTGACTATGTCAAGTATGGACCCACAGTGTGCAAGGCCAAGCTTTATGCTCCACCTAAACACTCCCCCTTCAACACACCTACTAAATTCAACGAAGTAACCAAGTTGAAGGTGAAATCTAAGGACAAGTATGAAGTGGTGCTTAAGGCTAAGCCATTTGCTTATGCTTCAAAGAAGTATTTTAAAGAATGTGAAAAGCCTTCACCCACTCCTTACTACTACAAATCACCTCCTCTTCCAACTCCCGTTTACAAATACAACTCTCCACCTCCACCATCACCAAAACCTACACCATCATACTACTATAAATCACCACCCCCACCTTCACCATCCCCTCCTCCTCCATACTATTACAAGTCAcctccaccaccatctccatcACCCCCACCTCCTTATTATTACAAATCCccaccaccaccatctccatCACCACCTCCTTACTATTACAAATCCCCTCCACCACCATCCCCATCACCACCACCTCCATACTACTACAANCCTCCACCACCATCCCCATCACCACCACCTCCATACTACTACaaatcaccaccaccaccatctccatCACCACCACCTCCCTATTACTATAAATCACCCCCACCACCATCTCCATCACCGCCACCTCCTTACTATTACAAATCCCCACCACCACCATCCCCCTCACCACCACCTCCATATTACTATAAATCACCTCCACCACCATCTCCTTCACCACCACCTCCATACTACTACAAATCCCCGCCACCACCATCCCCATCACCACCACCTCCATACTACTACAAATCCCCTCCACCTCCCTCTCCATCTCCACCACCTCCCTATTACTATAAATCACCTCCGCCACCATCTCCATCACCACCACCTCCTTACTATTACAAATCCCCTCCCCCACCATCCCCGTCTCCACCCCCTCCTTATTACTATCAAAGTCCTCCTCCACCAGTAAAGTCACCTCCACCTCCAGCTTACACCTATGCTTCCCCACCTCCACCTATCTACAAATAA
- the LOC106771458 gene encoding uncharacterized protein LOC106771458 isoform X2, giving the protein MNTTMHSHIETILWSEDQISRRVSELAAEVSADFASCSVAPIVVGVATGAFLFLADFVRKIDFSVSVDFVRAESYGSGTESNGAPTISLDLKVDINARHVILVEDIVDTGHTLSRVIKHLKSKGASSVSVCTFLDKPSRRKVNVQLVGEGKFYRGFESYSIKVEIFR; this is encoded by the exons ATGAACACGACCATGCATTCCCACATTGAGACAATTCTGTGGAGCGAGGACCAAATTTCTCGCCGTGTCTCGGAGCTTGCCGCCGAAGTGTCCGCCGACTTTGCAAGTTGTTCTGTAGCGCCCATAGTCGTAGGTGTTGCCACGGGTGCCTTCCTCTTCTTGGCAGATTTTGTTCGCAAAATCGACTTCTCAGTATCCGTTGATTTCGTCCGAGCTGAATCCTACGGTTCAGGAACAGAGTCCAATGGTGCACCCACCATTTCCTTGGATTTGAAGGTCGACATCAACGCTCGTCACGTTATCTTG GTCGAAGACATTGTAGATACTGGTCATACCTTATCTAGAGTCATTAAGCACTTGAAATCAAAAGGAGCATCGTCTGTTTCTGTGTGCACTTTTCTTGATAAACCTTCAAGGAGAAAAGTAAATGTTCAGCTGGTGGGTGAAGGAAAATTCTACCGTGGATTTGAG TCATATTCAATCAAGGTGGAGATTTTTCGTTAA